A stretch of the Desulfatiglans sp. genome encodes the following:
- a CDS encoding response regulator: LVYSLGTWIDISDRKNAEQEKEKLHKQLQQAQKMEAIGNLAGGVAHDYNNVSSVIMGYAELALTAVKPDDPLHGYINHILDASKRAADITKQLLAFARKQPIAPKVLDLNKTIEGMLSMIKRLIGEDIDLAWMPAKETWPVKIDPAQLDQILINLCVNARGAIENVGKVTVETANIVFDEDYCSNHLGFKSGEYAMFAVSDDGIGMTVEQQEKIFEPFFTTKDIGKGTGLGLSTIYGIVKQNNGFINVYSEPGKGSTFRIYLPKEESGQPVIPVAKKVTTPSSGQGQTIMVVEDDDAILELIEMILEKLEYNVLSASTPKKAVILAEGYKGKIDLLITDTVLPEMNGRELANELCKRDARLKVLFMSGYTANVIIHRGVLDEGINYIAKPFSLEAFAVKVKEVIET, encoded by the coding sequence ACCTGGCTGGTGGCGTCGCACATGACTATAACAATGTTTCAAGTGTAATAATGGGTTATGCTGAACTGGCCCTGACAGCAGTTAAACCGGACGACCCTTTACACGGGTATATTAATCACATCCTGGATGCCTCAAAACGGGCAGCAGATATCACAAAACAGCTGCTTGCCTTTGCAAGGAAACAGCCCATCGCGCCAAAGGTGCTAGACCTTAATAAAACCATAGAAGGCATGCTTTCCATGATTAAACGGCTGATAGGTGAAGATATTGATCTTGCCTGGATGCCCGCAAAAGAGACCTGGCCGGTTAAAATTGACCCTGCTCAGCTTGATCAGATACTGATAAACCTGTGCGTTAATGCGCGGGGTGCAATAGAAAATGTAGGAAAAGTTACTGTCGAAACAGCAAATATAGTATTTGATGAAGATTACTGCTCTAACCATCTTGGATTTAAGAGCGGTGAATATGCAATGTTTGCTGTGAGTGATGATGGAATCGGGATGACTGTCGAACAGCAGGAAAAAATCTTTGAACCCTTTTTCACAACAAAGGATATCGGAAAGGGAACCGGGCTCGGCCTTTCGACCATATATGGGATTGTCAAGCAGAACAATGGCTTTATAAATGTCTACAGTGAACCGGGTAAAGGCTCCACCTTTAGAATATATCTCCCTAAAGAAGAAAGCGGCCAGCCTGTCATTCCTGTTGCAAAAAAGGTAACAACCCCATCTTCTGGCCAGGGTCAGACAATAATGGTTGTTGAGGATGATGATGCCATACTGGAACTTATTGAGATGATACTTGAAAAACTAGAATATAATGTTTTATCAGCCTCAACCCCTAAAAAGGCTGTAATCCTTGCAGAAGGGTACAAAGGGAAGATTGATCTGCTGATTACAGATACAGTGCTGCCAGAGATGAACGGACGCGAACTGGCAAATGAACTGTGTAAACGAGATGCCCGTCTCAAGGTGCTTTTCATGTCCGGCTATACAGCGAATGTTATCATCCACAGGGGAGTTTTGGATGAGGGCATAAACTACATAGCAAAACCCTTTTCACTGGAAGCCTTTGCAGTCAAGGTAAAAGAGGTGATCGAGACATAA